ATCACGCCGTCGGGCCTGCCCTATGCCCAGACGACCCCGGAGGATCTGATCGAATTGTCGCTCGACGGCATGGTTCTCTCGGGCGCGCGCAAGCCGTCCTCGGAATGGCCCTTCCATGCCGCGATCTATCGGGCGCGGCCGGAGGCGCAGGCGATCGTGCACACGCATTCGCCGCGTGCCACTGCGCTGTCCTGCACGCGCAGAGGCATTCCGGCGTTTCACTACATGATCGCGCTTTGCGGTGGCGCCGACATCCGCTGCGCCGACTACGCGACCTTCGGTACGCCCGAACTGGCGGAGAATGCGGTGCGGGCGCTGGAGGGCCGCAAGGCGGTGCTGCTCGCCAATCACGGCGTCATCGCGCTCGGCGCCTCGCTCGCCGGGGCCCACCAGATCGTGGCCGAGGTCGAAAATCTGGCCGGGCAGTATCTCGATATCCTCGCTGCCGGGCTGGAGCCCGTCATTCTCGACGAGGCGGAGATGGCGCGGGTGAGCGCCAAGTTCGCGGGCTACGGCAAGGTCGGCTGAGGCCGGGGCCATTCCGGGGTATCTTACTGCTTGTTAAGGCCCGTGCGGCATGAAAGGGCATGATCCTATCGCCGTACCTGCATGCCTCCCTGGATATGCTCGGCATTGCCGCCTGCGAGTACGACGCGCGGCTGGATGCCGTCAGCTGGAACAACACCTTCCTGCAGTTCTTCCCGGAGGATGACGGCGAGATCTATGTCGGCGAGCCCTACGCGGACAATCTCGTTCGTTTCTATCGCTGCCGCCTGTCTCCGGAGGAGATGCCCGAGGTCGAGCGCTATATCGCCGAAGGCGTTGCGCGCCACGACAACCAGACGCAGCCCTTCGAGTTCATCCACCATGGTCGCCGGCTGCGGGCCTCGTCGCTTCGCGCTCCCGATGGCGGACGTGTGCGGCTGTGGCAGCGGCTGGATGCCGAACATCGGGCAGAGGCCGTTCCCGAGCTCGTGCTGCCCGTGTTCGAGGCGCTGCCCTTCATTCCCGACGGAGCGACCATTCTCGATGCGGATGATCGGATCGTCGCCGCCAACGATGCCTTCAGGCAGCTCTATGGCCTGCCCGGAGACCGGCCGGTCGTCGGCTGCACGCTCGACGACATCATCGCCTGGTGCTGGCGCGAGGGGTCACCGGCCGGCGCCTGGCGCGCCGCCATTCGCAATGGCCTGCGCTATGACGGGGCGCCCTTCGAGATCGAGTTGCCCGGCCAGCGCTGGCTGAGGGTCATCGCCCGGCACAGCATCGGCGGCATCGGCTTCTTCACCCACGCCGACATCACGGCCGCCAAGCGCCAGCATATCGAGCTCGTCGAGGCACAGGCGGCGCTGCAACGGGCCAACGAAGAGCTGGCCAAGCTCGCGGGCACCGACGCGCTGACGGGCCTCGCCAACCGGCGCGCCTTCATGACGTTCCTGGCAGCAGAGGCCCGGATCGCCCGGCCGCTGTCGCTGCTGGCGATCGACGTCGATCATTTCAAGGCGATCAACGACCGCTTCGGCCACCTCGTCGGCGATGCCTGTCTGAAGATGATCGGGTCGATCGTGGCCGAGCAGGCGAGCGGCCACCGGCGGCTCGTCTCGCGGATCGGCGGCGAGGAGTTCGGGGTGGTTCTTGGCGGGGCCTCGCCGGCGGATGCTCACCGGGTCGGGCTCGCGATCCGCGTGGCGCTGGCCCGCGCGCCCTGGCGAAGCCTACACCCCGACCTCGACCACGCGACGGTCTCGATCGGGCTCTGCTCCGCCGAGGGGCCGATCGACGAGGACATGCTCTATGGCTGCGCCGACGAGGCGCTCTACGCGGCCAAGCGCAATGGTCGCGACCGGATCGAGTCGCAACCATTGCCGGTCACGCGCCGGATGGCTTGACGGCACCGCCCGGGCGCGGACGGTGCCGGATGGCCTCGCCGGATCGCGTCAGGCCTTCTTCCAGGCCGCGTACCACGTGTTGAAGAGCGCGAGCTGGGTGCGCGCGTAGTGCTTCTGGCCTTCGGTCAGGCTGTCGGAGGCGTTGAAGTGCAGCTCGTATTCGGGGCTGCCCTCGAGCACCATCAGGTACTTGTAGAACAGCACGAGGTCCGGCCCCTCGTCGAAGCTCGACAGCACGGCAAGCGCGCCATCCAGTTCGAGCGCCTTGGCCCGCGCCGCGACGTCGCCCGTGGCGGCCTTCTCGCAGAGCGCAACGAGGCGCAGCACCGGCTCGGGCAGCACGTTGCCGATGCCGGTGATCGCGCCGCTGGCGCCGCAATTGACGAAGCCGTGGAAGACCTGCGTGTCGACGCCGACCATCAAGGTGATGTCCTCCGACTGGCCGGTGATGTTCTCGGCTGCGTAGGTCAGGCTCTTGGCGCCGCCGAACTCCTTGAAGCCGATCAGGTTGGGGTAGCTCTCGCGCAGCTTGAAGAACAGCTCGGCACGGGTCTCGAAGCCGTAATAGGGGCTGTTGTAGATCACCGCCGGCAGACCGTCGGCGGCCTCCAGGATGGCGCCGAAATGCGCGGCCTGGGCGGTCGCCGAGGGGCCGCGCGAGAGCACGCGCGGGATCACCATCAGGCCCTTGGCGCCGACCTGTTTGGCGTGAGCGGCGAGCGCTGCGGCGCGCTGCGTGTTCTGCGCGCCGGTGCCGACGATCACGGGAATGCCCGCCTTCGTCAGCCGGGCGGTGCCTTCCATGCGCTGCTCGTCCGTCAGGAGCGGCCAGTCACCCATCGAGCCGCAATAGACGACGGCCGACATGCCGGCGGCGATCAGCTCCTGCCCCTTGCGGACGAGGGCGTCGAAATCAGGCGTGCGGTCGGCCTTGCAGGGCGTCATGAGGGCCGGGATCGTCCCGGAGAAGATGTTCGAAGCCATCTGCTTCTTCCTTTGGTTGTTCTTGTCGAGGGTCTTGGGTGGCGGCTTGGTTCAGGCTTCGTAGGCGAAGGGGTCGTCGACGGTGTGGGCGGGCTGGGTGAACCAGCGCGCGCCGTCCTGCGTCATGTAGGCGATGTCCTCGAGGCGGACGCCGAACTCGCCGTAGATGCACATCATCGGCTCGATCGAGAAGCACATGCCGACCTGGAGCGGGGTCTTGTTGCCCTTGACCATGAAGGACTCCTCATGGACGTCGAGGCCGAGCCCGTGGCCAGTGCGGTGGGGCAGGCCGGGGACCTTGTAGCCGGGGCCGTAGCCGGCCGCCTCGATGACGCCGCGCGCGCCGAAATCGACGTTCTCGCAGGGCGCGCCGAGCTGGGCTGCGGCGAAGCCGGCGAGCTGGGCCTTCTTCTCCAGGTTCCAGATCTCGCGCTGGCGTTCTGTCGGCTCGCCGAAGACATAGGTGCGGGTGATGTCCGAGCGGTAGCCTCCGACCTTGGTGCCCATGTCGATCAGCACCATGTCGCCGTCGACGAGGGTCTGCTCATGGGGCACGCCATGGGGGTAGGCGGTCGCCTCGCCGAACTGGGCGGCGCCGCTGGTCCAGCTCATGCCGAGTTTGCGATGGGCGCGGTCGAGGAAATCCTTGGTCTGCGCGGTGGTGACGCCGACCTGCAGCGCACGGGCGGCGGCGCGGTGGACCTCCATGGTGATGTCCATGGCGCGCTGGATCAGGGCAATCTCGGCGGCCGATTTCAGCTGGCGGCAGGCGGCGGTGATCGAGCTGCCCTGCGTGAAGGTGAAGCGGTTGCCGGCCTTGCGCAGCCCATCGACGATGTAGAAAGGCGTGTGCGGGTCGAGAGCGACCTGGCCGCTCTCATAGCCCATGCTGCGGATGGTCTCGACGACGAGCTCGGTCGGGTCCTCGTGTTCTTCCCAGCAGCGGACATCGTCGCCGAATTTCATGTATTCGCGCGTCTTCGGCTCCTCGAAGGTGGGGCTGAGATAGGCGATCTCGCCCTCGACGGGAATCACCGCGCCATGCAGCCGCTCGGTGAGATTGAGCTGGATGCCGGTGAAATAGGCCAGGCTCGTCGAGGTATCCAGATAGAGCGCCTGCAGGCCCTGCTCGCGCAGCAGCTTCTGCGCCTTGGCGATGCGCTCCTTGAACTCCTTGACCGCGATCGGCTCGATGCCGTCGGTCATCGGCTTCAGTTTGGCGAGTTCCGCCTCGAAGCTCGATCCGCCCACTCCGATGGTCATCGTCTTGCGTCCTCGTTGGTCAGTCTTGAAAGCTGGAAAGGTGCAGTTCAGGCCGCGGGGGCATGGGTCAGGGCGGGTTCTTCGGTCTGCAGCAGGTGGAGCAGGTCTTCACGCACGGCCATGACGTGGTCATGCGTCAGGCGCGCGGCTCCGTCAGCATCGCCGGCCCGGCAGAGATCGAGCAGCGCGGCGTGCTCGCGCTTGGCGCGGGCGGTGGCGCCCTCCGACATGGAAAGCTGGACGCGGGTGTAGCGGTCGGTGTTTGCGAGCAGCACCCGGACGAGTTCGAGCGTCTGGCCACGGCCCGAGGCCCGGTAGAGCGAGAGGTGATATTCGCGGTTGAGCTCGCCATAGGCCTCGAGGTCGCTCCGGCCGATGGCCGCGGCATACTCGGCCAGGATGGTCTCGGCGCGCTCGAAATCGGCGGCGTTCAGCCGGGGCACGGCGCGGCGGATCAGGTCCGGTTCCAGCATGGCGCGCAGGTCGAAGAGCTCGGCGATGTCGGCGGCCGAGAGTGCCGTCACCACCGCGCCGCGATGCGGATGAAGCGTCACCAGCCCCTCCGCCGCAAGCTGGTGGAAGGCCTCGCGCAGCGGGATGCGGCTGATGCCGAACTCGCGCGCCAGCGCGTCCTGCCGCAGCGCTTCGCCGGCGGCGACGGCACCCGACAGGATGCGGCGGCGCAGCTCGGCGACCGTCGCTCCGGTGACGGTCTGGCGGGGCAGCGGCCTTTGCGAGAGGGGGGCGAGGATAGCGACCATGCGGAATTCCGGTTTCACTGGGCCTTGTAGCGGCGCTGGACCAAAAGCCCGGACACCGCCGTCAGCGACAGCGTCGTCAGCATCAGGATGAAGGCGATCGCCGCTGCGAAGGGCCAGTTGTTGTTCACGGCGAACTCCCGATACAGCATCGGCGCCATCATCTGGAAGCGGGCGCCGCCGAGCAGGAAGGGCGTGGCATAGGCGTTCATCGCCAGGATGAAGACGAGGATGCCGCCGGTGCCGATGCCGGGCAGAGCCAGCGGCAGCACGACATGCCAGAACCGTCGCGTCGGATCGGCGCCGAGGCTGTCGGCCGCTTCCTCCAGACGCGCATCGATGCCCTCGATCACGCTCTGCAGCGTCAGGATCATGTAGGGCAGGTTGATCGAGAGGATGCCGATGCCCACGGCAAACGAGGTGTAGAGCAGCGAAATGCCGGAACCGCCGAGCGCGCCGTAGAGCGCATCGACGATGCCGCCGCGACCGAGCACGCCCATCCAGCCGAGCGCGCGCACCGTCGAGCCGATGAAGAGCGGCAGGATGATCAGCAGCACGCCGATCGACTTCCAGCGGCTCTGCGAGCGGGCGAGCTTGTAGGCGATCGGGAAGCCCAAGATCAGGCAGAGCAGGGTCGTGACGATGGCGATGCTGAAGGTCGTCCAGAGCACGCCGGTGTAGAACGGGTCGGTCACGAAGCGGAGGTAGTTCTCCGGCGTGAAGGCCTCGATCATGAAGGTGCGGCGGTCGTATTTGTTCAGGCTGTAGCGGGCGAGCAGCGCCAGCGGCAGCACGAGCGACAGCATGACGACCATGGTCGCCGGCCCGATGAGCAGCGAAGCGGTGAGCCCCTCGGGCCGGCGCGCACTCATCTCAGCGCCGATCCAGCAGGCGACGCCACCAGTCGTTCATGTCGTCGCGGACAGCACTGAGCTGGGGGTAGGGCGCCGGCATGAGCTTGGCCCCGTCGGGCAAGGCGAGACGCGTGGCGACCTCGCCTTCCAGCGCCGCGTTGGTGATGGTCGGGTGGTAGCCCATGCTGTCGGCGAAGCCGCGCTGGGCGCGCGGGTCGAGCGCGGCGTTGATATAGGCGAAGGCGGCCGCCTTGTTGGGCGCGTTCTTCAGCACGCACATGCTGGAGACATAGGTCAGGCAGCCCTCGGCCGGGAAGGACGACTTCATCTCGACGCCGCCCTTGGTCCAGAACAGCACGCGGGCATGCCAGACCAGGCCGACATCGATTTCGCCCGACTTGATCGCGGGGGCGAAGGCCTCGGTCGAGGTGTAGGCCTTGGCGCCGGCCTTGATCAGCTTTTCGAGCGTGCCCTTGACCTCGGCGATCTTGCCGGGGTCGCCCTGCTGCTTGAGCGCGGCCGCCATCGCCACCCAGATATAGCTGTTGTCGAGGATGCCGACCTTGCCGCCATAGGCCGCCATTTCGTCGAAGGTCTTCGGCGGCGTCTTCACCCGCTCGGGGCTGTAGGCGATCACCTGCGGGCTGTAGATGTGCGGGATCGAATAGGGCGTGGCGAAAGCCGGCTGGACGAATTTCAGGTTGGGAATCTTGCCCTCGTCGAGGGGCTCTAGCATGCCGGAATCCTCGAGGTCGTAGGCGGCGGGCGCCTGCACGCAGATGACGTCGACGCTGCCGCGCGGCAGGCGGCGCTGGGCGATCGACTTGGCGACGCGGGTCGGCTCGGTGCCGGCGTCCTGGACGACCTCGATGCCCTTAGGCTTGAGCAGCGGCTCCTCGATGTTCTGGGTCAGGAGCTTGGCGTAGTCGCCGCCCCAGGTGCTGAGCACGCAGCGGCCGGGCTCCTGCGCGCGCAGCACGGCGGGGGCGAAGATCGGCGTGGCGGCCGCGCCGGCGGCGAGCGTCAGGATACGGCGTCGATTGGGGGTGAACAGGTCCGTCATCGTGGTGGCTCCCTCGTTTCTGGTCGTCGTTCGGTCGTCGCGGTTCAGGCGTCGGCGGCAGTCACGATCGCGCCGTTGGGATCGAAAAGGCGCTCGTTCTGGGCGTCCCAGGTGAGGGCAACGCGCTCGCCCCGGGCACGGCGCGTGCCGCCGGTCGCGCCTGTGGGCTCGTGCAAAGCGAGGCTCGCGCCGCCCTCGAAGGCGAGGAGATAATCGACATGGCCGCCGACATAGGTCGCGTCGTCGACCGTCGCATTCGCGCGCAGGGGGGCGACGTCTCCCTCGCCGTGCAGGCGCACGCGCTCGGGCCGCAGCGCCAGTGTGTGCGGGCCGCGCTGGGTGTAGCGGCGGGCGAGCTTCATCACCGCGCCGCCGGGCAAACGGAACGTATCGGCCTCGACCAGATCGCCGGCGACGAGATTGCTGTGGCCGATGAAGCGGGCGACGAAGGGGTTGAGCGGCTGCTCGTAGAGCTCCTCCTGCGTGCCGACCTGCTGGACCCTGCCCTCGTTCATCAGCACCAGCCGGTCGGCCATGGTCATGGCCTCGTCCTGGTCATGAGTCACCATCAGCGCCGTCAGGCCCGCCTGGCGTTGGAGCTGGCGGATTTCGCGGGCAACGGACTGGCGCAGATTGGCGTCGAGATTGGAAAGCGGCTCGTCGAGCAGCAGCACCTTGGGGCGGATGGCGAGCGCGCGCGCCAGCGCCACGCGCTGCTGCTGGCCGCCCGAGAGCTGGCGGGGGTAGCGGTCGGCCATTGTCGTCAGCTTGACCATGTCGAGGGTCTGCTCGAGCCGGGTGTCGATCTCGGCCTTGGGCAATTTGCGCATGCGCAGGCCGAAGGTGACGTTCTGCGCGACCGTCAGATGGGGAAAGAGCGCATAGCTCTGGAAGACCATGCCCATCTCGCGCTGATAGGGCGGCAGGGCAGCGTAGTCCTTGCCCTCGACCAGGATGCGCCCGCGCGTGGCGGCGACGAAGCCGGCGACGAGGCGCAGCGTCGTCGTCTTGCCGCAGCCGGAGGGGCCGAGCAGGACCAGCATCTCGCCCTGGGCCACGTCGAGATTGACGTCCTCGACGGCGGCCGTGGCGCCGTAGAGCTTGGTCAGACCCTCGATGCGGAGATGGGAGGCGTTGCTCATGGAAGGACCTGGCTCATAGAAGGACCTGACTCATCAGACGACCTTGCTCAGCTTGACGTAGCGGTCGATCGCCAGCAGCAGCGCCGCGATCACCGCCGTCTGCACGACGACGACCGAGGCGACGAGGGGATCGAAGCGGTATTCGAGATACTGCAGCACCGAGATCGGGAAGGTGATCATGCCGGGGCTGATCAGGAACAGCGTCATCTCGATGTTCTCGAAGGAGACGATGAAGGCGAAGAGCGCGGCGGCGATGATGCCCTGGCGCATCATGGGCAAGGTGACGCTCCAGAGCACGCGGCCGGGCGAGGCGCCGAGATTGGCGGCGGCCTCCTCGATCGAGCGGTCGAGTTGGACGAGATTGGCGACGCAGAGCCGGACCACCCAGGGTGTCGTGATCAGCAGATGGGCGAGGATCAGGACCCAGTCCGAGCCGATCAGCGGGAACTGGGTGCGGATCTCGATGTCGACCATCAGGACATAGAGGCCGAGCCCGATGACGACGCCCGGCACCGTCAAGGGCGAGAGCAGCAGGACGTTGAGAATGCTGCGGCCGGGGAAGCTGTAGCGGACGAGCGCGATGCTGGCGGGCACGCCGATCAGCAGGCTGCAGAGCGTCGCCATGGCGGCCACCCGCAGGCTGGTTGAGAGCGACTGGCCGAATTTCGGGAATTCGGCGAGGCGGCCATACCAGGAGAGCGTGTAGCCGCTGGGCGGGAAGGTCACCACGCCATCGGCGAAGAGGCTCATATAGGCCGTCATCAGCAGCGGGATCAGCATCAGCGCGATGCCGACGATCACCAGCAGCCGCGTCACCGCCGTCAGGGCCGCGACCGTCCCGGGGCTGCCCGGTATGGCGCCCCTGGGCATGGCAGCGGCTGTTTCCGGCGGTGCGGACAAGCGGGATCCTCTCTCATGAAAGCCTCTTTAGCAGACCGGGAAGGGCATCATCTGTCAATTGGATAAAATCGCCAATATGCAATTGCCTGGGGTTGGCTTCTGTGGAACCTTGCGCTCCAGCCTGCCAGGCAGGGCGGCCCGCGCGCCGCCTTGCCGCCCAATCCGCCCGGAGATGCCCGATGAGTCTGACCCTGTTCACCGGCGGTCGCTTCCTCGATCCGGAGAAGGACCGGTTGCTCGACGGCGTCGAGGTTCTGGTCGAGGGCGACCGCATCCGCGAAGTCTCGGACCGGCCGATCACGGCGGCGAGCGCGACGCGGATCGATCTGCGCGGGCGCACCCTGATGCCGGGCCTGATCGACATGCATGTCCATGTCGTCTCGGCGGTGGTGAACGGCGTCGCCAATGCGATGACGCCGTCCTCGCTGGTGGCGCTGCGGGCGGGAAGGGTGATGAACGCCATGCTGATGCGCGGCTTCACCACGGTGCGCGATCTCGGCGGAGCCGATCTCGGGCTCGTTTTGGCGATCGAGGAGGGGCTAATCGCCGGGCCGCGGCTGATCATCTGCGGCAAGGCGCTGAGCCAGACCGGCGGCCATTCCGACCCGCGCGACCGCTCCGAGACGCGCCCGCTCTATACGGGGCGACTGGGGCAGGTAGGCCAGCTCTGCGACGGCGTCGACGCCGTCCGCCTCGCCGCTCGCGAGCAGCTCCGGGCCGGGGCGACCTTCGTCAAGATCATGGCCAATGGCGGCGTCGCCTCGCCCAACGATCCCATCCATGCGCTCGGCTTCTCGAAGGACGAGATCCGCGCCGCGGTCGAGGAGGCGGAGAATGCCGGCACCTATGTCGCCGCCCATCTCTACACCGACAAGGCGATCGCGCGGGCGGTCGAATGCGGCGTGCATTCGCTCGAGCATTGCAATCTGATCCAGGCGGAGACGGCGCGGAAGGCGGCTGCGGCCGGGGCCTTCGCGGTGCCGACGCTCGCCGCCTATGAGGGGCTGGCGCTAGAGGGATCGAACTTCGGGCTGCGGCCGGAATCGGCGGCCAAGATCGAGACCGTGCGCAAGGGCGGCATGGAATCGCTCTCGATCATGCGTGAGGCGGGGCTGCCGATGGGCTACGGCTCGGATCTGCTCGGCCAGCTCCAGAAATACCAGACGATGGAATTCGAGCTGCGCTCGCGCGTTCTGCCGATGCAGGAGGTGATGCAGTCGGCGACCACCACAGCCGCGAAGCTCTGCCGGATGGAGGGCGAGATCGGCGCGCTGGTGCCGGGCGCTTATGCCGACCTGCTCGTGGTGGACGGCGACCCGCTGTCCGATCCGCAGCTCTTCCAGAACGACGGCCGCGCATTGCGGGCGATCATGCGCGGCGGGCAGTTCTTCAAGAACGAGCTGAACTGAGGCGGCTGCTGCTCACCCTCAGCCCTCATCCTGAGGAGCGCTCGGCACGAGCGCGTCTCGAAGGATGCTCCAGACAGTTTTGATAGCCTCCTGGAGCATCCTTCGAGACGCCGCTGCGCGGCTCCTCAGGATGAGGGCTTGGGTCCAACACAGTTTGAATCGCTGAAAGGACACCCCATGCGCGGAATGATCGTGGCGGCCCAGCCTGAGGCCGCCGAGGTGGGTGCCGATATCCTCAGGCGTGGCGGCAATGCTGTCGATGCCGCCATCGCCTGCGCCTTCAGCCAGGGCGTCGTCGATCCGCAGATGTGCGGGATCGGCGGCTTCGGGGCGATGCAGATCTGCATGCCCAGGCGCGGCATCCACACCGTGCTGGAGTTCCTGGCGCGGGCGCCGCTGTCGGCGACCGCCGAGATGTGGGCCGACCGCTTCGTCGGGCAGACGCGCGACGGCTTCGTCTTCCTGATGAGCGACCATACCAACGAGCTCGGTCATCTTGCGGCCGGCGCGCCGGGCAATGTCGCGGGCTATTGCGAGGCGCTCTCGCGCTTCGGGACGATGGAGCTGCCTGAGGTGGTCGCGCCGGCCATCCGCCAGGCGCGCGAGGGCTTCGTGGTGCGCCCTTACGTCCATTACTACTGGGCGATCGACCAGCGCGCGACCGGGCAGGTCAACACGGAAGACAAGCTGCGGCTGAGCGAGACCGGCCGGGCGATCTATTTCCATCCCGATGGCAGCCTGAAGCGCCCTGGCGACGTCGTCGCCAATCCCGATCTGGCGCGGACGCTGGAGCGGATCGCGGCCGGCGGCGCGCAGGCCTTCTACACGGGCGAGATCGCGCGGGAGATCGCCGCCGACATGGCGGCCAGCGGCGGGCTGATTACGCTGGAGGATCTGGCGGCTTATCGCGTGCGGGAGAAGGCGCCGATCTGGGGCGCCTATCGCGGCCTTCGCATCTCGGGCAATCCGCCGGCGGCGGGCGGCGCCTCGCTGATCGAGCTGCTGCAGATACTGGAGGGGTTCGATCTCGCGAGCCTGCCGCATAACGGGCCTGAGCATATCCGCATCCTCGCCGAGGCGATGAAGTGGATGACGATCGACAAGGACGCTCATATGGGCGACCCAGACTTCGTCGACGTGCCGCTCGACCGGCTGCTCTCGCCGGCCTATGCCGCCGGGCTCGCAGCCCGCATCCGGGCGGGCGAGAAGGCCCGCGTGCCGCGCTCGGAACTGGCCAAGGACCCGCCCGACACCACC
This portion of the Bosea sp. OAE506 genome encodes:
- a CDS encoding class II aldolase/adducin family protein, whose amino-acid sequence is MSRNELGAGIVAVAQAIDHAGFCPSKSGNVSARTEGGFLITPSGLPYAQTTPEDLIELSLDGMVLSGARKPSSEWPFHAAIYRARPEAQAIVHTHSPRATALSCTRRGIPAFHYMIALCGGADIRCADYATFGTPELAENAVRALEGRKAVLLANHGVIALGASLAGAHQIVAEVENLAGQYLDILAAGLEPVILDEAEMARVSAKFAGYGKVG
- a CDS encoding diguanylate cyclase, with amino-acid sequence MILSPYLHASLDMLGIAACEYDARLDAVSWNNTFLQFFPEDDGEIYVGEPYADNLVRFYRCRLSPEEMPEVERYIAEGVARHDNQTQPFEFIHHGRRLRASSLRAPDGGRVRLWQRLDAEHRAEAVPELVLPVFEALPFIPDGATILDADDRIVAANDAFRQLYGLPGDRPVVGCTLDDIIAWCWREGSPAGAWRAAIRNGLRYDGAPFEIELPGQRWLRVIARHSIGGIGFFTHADITAAKRQHIELVEAQAALQRANEELAKLAGTDALTGLANRRAFMTFLAAEARIARPLSLLAIDVDHFKAINDRFGHLVGDACLKMIGSIVAEQASGHRRLVSRIGGEEFGVVLGGASPADAHRVGLAIRVALARAPWRSLHPDLDHATVSIGLCSAEGPIDEDMLYGCADEALYAAKRNGRDRIESQPLPVTRRMA
- a CDS encoding dihydrodipicolinate synthase family protein; the encoded protein is MASNIFSGTIPALMTPCKADRTPDFDALVRKGQELIAAGMSAVVYCGSMGDWPLLTDEQRMEGTARLTKAGIPVIVGTGAQNTQRAAALAAHAKQVGAKGLMVIPRVLSRGPSATAQAAHFGAILEAADGLPAVIYNSPYYGFETRAELFFKLRESYPNLIGFKEFGGAKSLTYAAENITGQSEDITLMVGVDTQVFHGFVNCGASGAITGIGNVLPEPVLRLVALCEKAATGDVAARAKALELDGALAVLSSFDEGPDLVLFYKYLMVLEGSPEYELHFNASDSLTEGQKHYARTQLALFNTWYAAWKKA
- a CDS encoding Xaa-Pro peptidase family protein → MTIGVGGSSFEAELAKLKPMTDGIEPIAVKEFKERIAKAQKLLREQGLQALYLDTSTSLAYFTGIQLNLTERLHGAVIPVEGEIAYLSPTFEEPKTREYMKFGDDVRCWEEHEDPTELVVETIRSMGYESGQVALDPHTPFYIVDGLRKAGNRFTFTQGSSITAACRQLKSAAEIALIQRAMDITMEVHRAAARALQVGVTTAQTKDFLDRAHRKLGMSWTSGAAQFGEATAYPHGVPHEQTLVDGDMVLIDMGTKVGGYRSDITRTYVFGEPTERQREIWNLEKKAQLAGFAAAQLGAPCENVDFGARGVIEAAGYGPGYKVPGLPHRTGHGLGLDVHEESFMVKGNKTPLQVGMCFSIEPMMCIYGEFGVRLEDIAYMTQDGARWFTQPAHTVDDPFAYEA
- a CDS encoding GntR family transcriptional regulator — protein: MVAILAPLSQRPLPRQTVTGATVAELRRRILSGAVAAGEALRQDALAREFGISRIPLREAFHQLAAEGLVTLHPHRGAVVTALSAADIAELFDLRAMLEPDLIRRAVPRLNAADFERAETILAEYAAAIGRSDLEAYGELNREYHLSLYRASGRGQTLELVRVLLANTDRYTRVQLSMSEGATARAKREHAALLDLCRAGDADGAARLTHDHVMAVREDLLHLLQTEEPALTHAPAA
- a CDS encoding ABC transporter permease encodes the protein MSARRPEGLTASLLIGPATMVVMLSLVLPLALLARYSLNKYDRRTFMIEAFTPENYLRFVTDPFYTGVLWTTFSIAIVTTLLCLILGFPIAYKLARSQSRWKSIGVLLIILPLFIGSTVRALGWMGVLGRGGIVDALYGALGGSGISLLYTSFAVGIGILSINLPYMILTLQSVIEGIDARLEEAADSLGADPTRRFWHVVLPLALPGIGTGGILVFILAMNAYATPFLLGGARFQMMAPMLYREFAVNNNWPFAAAIAFILMLTTLSLTAVSGLLVQRRYKAQ
- a CDS encoding extracellular solute-binding protein, whose product is MTDLFTPNRRRILTLAAGAAATPIFAPAVLRAQEPGRCVLSTWGGDYAKLLTQNIEEPLLKPKGIEVVQDAGTEPTRVAKSIAQRRLPRGSVDVICVQAPAAYDLEDSGMLEPLDEGKIPNLKFVQPAFATPYSIPHIYSPQVIAYSPERVKTPPKTFDEMAAYGGKVGILDNSYIWVAMAAALKQQGDPGKIAEVKGTLEKLIKAGAKAYTSTEAFAPAIKSGEIDVGLVWHARVLFWTKGGVEMKSSFPAEGCLTYVSSMCVLKNAPNKAAAFAYINAALDPRAQRGFADSMGYHPTITNAALEGEVATRLALPDGAKLMPAPYPQLSAVRDDMNDWWRRLLDRR
- a CDS encoding ABC transporter ATP-binding protein; amino-acid sequence: MSNASHLRIEGLTKLYGATAAVEDVNLDVAQGEMLVLLGPSGCGKTTTLRLVAGFVAATRGRILVEGKDYAALPPYQREMGMVFQSYALFPHLTVAQNVTFGLRMRKLPKAEIDTRLEQTLDMVKLTTMADRYPRQLSGGQQQRVALARALAIRPKVLLLDEPLSNLDANLRQSVAREIRQLQRQAGLTALMVTHDQDEAMTMADRLVLMNEGRVQQVGTQEELYEQPLNPFVARFIGHSNLVAGDLVEADTFRLPGGAVMKLARRYTQRGPHTLALRPERVRLHGEGDVAPLRANATVDDATYVGGHVDYLLAFEGGASLALHEPTGATGGTRRARGERVALTWDAQNERLFDPNGAIVTAADA
- a CDS encoding ABC transporter permease produces the protein MPRGAIPGSPGTVAALTAVTRLLVIVGIALMLIPLLMTAYMSLFADGVVTFPPSGYTLSWYGRLAEFPKFGQSLSTSLRVAAMATLCSLLIGVPASIALVRYSFPGRSILNVLLLSPLTVPGVVIGLGLYVLMVDIEIRTQFPLIGSDWVLILAHLLITTPWVVRLCVANLVQLDRSIEEAAANLGASPGRVLWSVTLPMMRQGIIAAALFAFIVSFENIEMTLFLISPGMITFPISVLQYLEYRFDPLVASVVVVQTAVIAALLLAIDRYVKLSKVV
- a CDS encoding amidohydrolase family protein translates to MSLTLFTGGRFLDPEKDRLLDGVEVLVEGDRIREVSDRPITAASATRIDLRGRTLMPGLIDMHVHVVSAVVNGVANAMTPSSLVALRAGRVMNAMLMRGFTTVRDLGGADLGLVLAIEEGLIAGPRLIICGKALSQTGGHSDPRDRSETRPLYTGRLGQVGQLCDGVDAVRLAAREQLRAGATFVKIMANGGVASPNDPIHALGFSKDEIRAAVEEAENAGTYVAAHLYTDKAIARAVECGVHSLEHCNLIQAETARKAAAAGAFAVPTLAAYEGLALEGSNFGLRPESAAKIETVRKGGMESLSIMREAGLPMGYGSDLLGQLQKYQTMEFELRSRVLPMQEVMQSATTTAAKLCRMEGEIGALVPGAYADLLVVDGDPLSDPQLFQNDGRALRAIMRGGQFFKNELN
- the ggt gene encoding gamma-glutamyltransferase gives rise to the protein MRGMIVAAQPEAAEVGADILRRGGNAVDAAIACAFSQGVVDPQMCGIGGFGAMQICMPRRGIHTVLEFLARAPLSATAEMWADRFVGQTRDGFVFLMSDHTNELGHLAAGAPGNVAGYCEALSRFGTMELPEVVAPAIRQAREGFVVRPYVHYYWAIDQRATGQVNTEDKLRLSETGRAIYFHPDGSLKRPGDVVANPDLARTLERIAAGGAQAFYTGEIAREIAADMAASGGLITLEDLAAYRVREKAPIWGAYRGLRISGNPPAAGGASLIELLQILEGFDLASLPHNGPEHIRILAEAMKWMTIDKDAHMGDPDFVDVPLDRLLSPAYAAGLAARIRAGEKARVPRSELAKDPPDTTVCCVMDEEGNAVTITHTLGQPSGAITPGLGFMYNGTMSGFDPRPGRAASIAPGKARGSAMAPTIVFEGERPVIAMGAPGGTFIVPAIAQALSNVVDFGMSMADAVAAPRIVCLSDTIDVSNRVQRGVTDELQAMGYAVARSYQSFAFGAPHGVKAEGAGWSGGADPQRDGMAIAV